Below is a window of Kiloniellales bacterium DNA.
GCGATCGGCGAAGCGGTCAGCGCGGAGGAGCTGGGCGGGGCGGAGGTGCACGCGCGCACCTCGGGCGTCGCCGACCACATGGCCGCCGACGACAGCCACGCGCTCGCCATCGCGCGGCGCATCGTCGGCAACCTCAATCTCGTCAAGCACCACGACCTCGATATCGCCGAGCCGCGCGAGCCGCTCTACGACCCCGAAGAGATCTGCGGCCTTGTGCCGCCCGATTTGAAGAAGCCTTACGATGCGCGCGAGGTCATCGCACGTCTGGTCGACGGCAGCGAGTTCGACGAGTTCAAGGCGCTCTACGGCACCACGCTGGTCTGCGGCTTCGCCCGTCTCTTCGGCTACCCGGTCGGCCTCGTCGCCAACAACGGCATTCTCTTCTCCGAGTCGTCGCTCAAGGCGACGCACTTTATAGAGCTCTGCAGTCAGCGCGGCATCCCCCTGATCTTTCTGCAGAACATCACGGGCTTCATGGTCGGCCGCAAGGTCGAGGCCGGCGGCATCGCCAAGGACGGCGCCAAGATGGTGACCGCCGTGGCGACCACCCGGGTGCCCAAGCTGACGATGATCGTCGGCGGCAGCTTCGGCGCCGGCAACTACGGCATGTGCGGCCGGGCCTTCGGGCCTCGGTTCCTCTGGATGTGGCCCAACGCCCGGATCTCGGTCATGGGCGGCGAGCAGGCCGCGACCGTCCTGGCCACCGTCCGGCGCGACAACATCGAAGCGCGCGGCGATGCCTGGAGCGAAAAAGAGGAGGCTGCCTTCAAGCAGCCGATCCTCGAGCAGTACGAGCACCAGGGCCACCCCTACTACGCGACGGCGCGGCTCTGGGACGACGGCATCATCGATCCGCGAGACACCCGCATGGTCCTGGGCCTCGGCCTCTCCGCCGCGCTCAACGCGCCGATCGAAGAGACCCGCTTCGGCCTGTTCCGGATGTAGTCGGCTTCGACGGCAGCGGCCGGCCGGCGCCATCACCCTTCGACAAGCTCAGGGTGAGGGCGATATGTTTCAGATCCCACCCTCATCCTGAGCTTGTCGAAGGATGACCCCGACCAAAGGCTCGATTATCGGCAGCACCATGAGCGATCCTCTCTTTCTCGAAGAGCGTCAGCCCGGTGGAATCGCACGCCTCACCTTGGCGCGGCCCGAGGTGCACAACGCCTTCAACGACGACCTGATCGAAAAGCTGAGTGCATGCCTCGAGGGTCTGGCGACCGACAAAAGCGTCCGCGCCGTGGTGCTGGCGGCGCAGGGCAAGAGCTTCTCGGCCGGGGCCGACCTCAACTGGATGAAGCGCATGGCGGGCTACGACGAGGCGCGCAACCTGGCCGATGCGCGGGCGCTCGCCGGCCTGATGCGCCGTCTCAACGATCTGCCCAAA
It encodes the following:
- a CDS encoding carboxyl transferase domain-containing protein, with translation MTVLKSNVSIRSEDFKANRAAMAELVADLEARVSAVKEGGGEKAREKHLARGKLLPRDRVRTLLDVGSPFLELSQLAAHKMYGGDVPAAGIITGIGRVAGRECMVVANDATVKGGTYFPVTVKKHLRAQEIAAENRLPCLYLVDSGGANLPNQDEVFPDREHFGRIFYNQARMSAAGIPQIAVVMGSCTAGGAYVPAMSDESIIVKEQGTIFLGGPPLVKAAIGEAVSAEELGGAEVHARTSGVADHMAADDSHALAIARRIVGNLNLVKHHDLDIAEPREPLYDPEEICGLVPPDLKKPYDAREVIARLVDGSEFDEFKALYGTTLVCGFARLFGYPVGLVANNGILFSESSLKATHFIELCSQRGIPLIFLQNITGFMVGRKVEAGGIAKDGAKMVTAVATTRVPKLTMIVGGSFGAGNYGMCGRAFGPRFLWMWPNARISVMGGEQAATVLATVRRDNIEARGDAWSEKEEAAFKQPILEQYEHQGHPYYATARLWDDGIIDPRDTRMVLGLGLSAALNAPIEETRFGLFRM